A single Candoia aspera isolate rCanAsp1 chromosome 9, rCanAsp1.hap2, whole genome shotgun sequence DNA region contains:
- the TMEM218 gene encoding transmembrane protein 218 — protein MTGTVLGVGPGVFILALVWVLALLLCILLSRASGLARFSVILVFFAAVIITLTLLLFPRASKFPAPATEIKIVDTFFIGRFILVSILSVVFLGCLFLLLTHHLLQPVYAKPMRSST, from the exons atgacCGGTACAGTACTTGGAGTGGGGCCTGGAGTGTTCATCTTGGCCCTGGTGTGGGTCTTGGCTTTACTGCTGTGCATTTTGTTATCTAGAGCTTCTGGACTTGCTAG GTTTTCAGtcattctggttttctttgcTGCTGTGATCATCACTTTAACCTTGTTGCTTTTTCCTCGCGCCAGCAAGTTTCCAGCGccagctacagaaattaag ATTGTAGACACCTTCTTCATTGGCCGTTTCATCCTGGTCTCCATTTTAAGTGTGGTTTTCCTGGGATGCCTGTTTTTGCTTCTGACTCACCATCTTCTGCAACCTGTATATGCCAAACCAATGAGATCCAGCACCTAA